One part of the Ciona intestinalis chromosome 5, KH, whole genome shotgun sequence genome encodes these proteins:
- the LOC100183485 gene encoding uncharacterized protein LOC100183485 — translation MSYEGEQRPSSDNLVDLHVSIVPIEHWVERLNYASCKIISDTFSAGFLRVSPDTHVAKLRNEIQDQLGHANFPSEYVFLKHVGRCLALVRQNQEGKLKVKNFLPPHSIMPEIFVLPGHPSMYTYSVLPPINGVHQNLFDSQPNTETPLPLPAPLLDTKIALKGKRKSQQNLATLRDNETSPTPRAFKPQTKKSPRQQRNSSREQPKRHLSGKSSDPVSQNNKANMQRRRSSVFASPTNDQQEDDFTPSPTRKNLPAGKPHPTKARSVLIDGPKQHQVSYNLPQEANSVASSLENKNEDTSPSPYQGEDKRYMYSTNDDSGYVDVERSASEASTHYIHSNTRDPVTFRKNEAAPAPRRSNNEEIENSPTAKRRSKVWQAFSPKPSNSSVYSKPGSPLLWKHEQSNADEQSQVTTEMHINEYEHEDFQNRQQQQMLQFPSQHPKNRNFHLQETNEMHTNEYEHEEHQYGQQQQQQQNFQLSSQPLKNRIFQPQHSSSSNTPFGPMSDDLSETGSTHSSVGMTSSAQLEYDSAEESNHFERRGSIYRKNYHKSNRKKHSNKYDTEFDSENEDPNFKPTKQSNSESNNTTQSLTINTDEFHQQSKRIKRSSYSNTGSESSDIALKLQTTPLPEPSVFSESLHNTSLTHDDNKRNHKLQSPTHDTEQSTTNFIKGDFFTSHKKEKSFVENEVFIHDFNPTHGEDNVSKSPLPNEQTSESPTKSMTLAFTPVHENAGNGIANLSGQPLTSNWNNGEKILTTSNLHRGDPDGMPTVTTVSSSNDDDRPAFLIPDAEDLVQADATKQDPFKPLPETVFNLPQQQSTAVQSTKGKINLDKTEHVAKEIIATETEVYETAESGAGDNTLIPDTPQKQAPLHEAAETHTPSPITIPVFKKPPIESRDLLDSSQSSVRNVAVNNNKSNKTEKESKVKRETGVVKTTKQNDKRSDSASREKLWSELQRARTDRRNAENKRQELVRQAKMTTSKMNQKRTSVRDIWKKKFFEQKKKTMPLTDVSNRLQQEYNKLHHRLVSVMEGQKALGQQKVQVLPITTVLPSVKNNTKIQVTRFQHDIDNLRQKIEDAKIKLTGEIKLRHHADENVKVVRQELLSKKIQAHIAYRGISGKPGLPAIKVK, via the exons ATGAGTTATGAGGGCGAGCAACGACCTTCATCTGATAAC CTCGTGGATCTGCACGTTTCTATAGTTCCTATTGAACATTGGGTGGAAAGGTTAAACTATGCCAGTTGCAAAATCATATCTGATACGTTTTCAGCCGGATTTCTCAG AGTTTCTCCAGACACTCATGTTGCAAAACTCCGCAATGAAATCCAGGATCAACTTGGTCATGCTAATTTTCCATCTGAATATGTTTTCCTCAAGCATGTTGGAAGGTGTTTGGCCCTG GTTCGTCAAAACCAAGAAGGAAAGTTAAAAgtgaaaaactttttacccccacat AGCATTATGCCAGAAATATTTGTCCTGCCTGGTCACCCAAGCATGTACACTTACTCTGTGCTTCCCCCCATCAATGGAGTGCATCAGAACTTATTCGACTCCCAACCAAACACAGAGACACCATTACCACTTCCAGCACCATTACTCGATACAAAAATCGCACTGAAAGGAAAACGTAAATCCCAACAAAACTTGGCCACTTTAAGAGACAATGAAACAAGCCCAACTCCCAGAGCCTTTAAAccacaaacaaagaaatctcCCCGACAACAAAGAAATTCATCTCGAGAGCAACCTAAGCGACATTTAAGCGGAAAAAGCTCAGACCCAGTTTCCCAAAACAATAAAGCAAACATgcaaagaagaagaagttcAGTTTTCGCAAGCCCAACAAATGATCAACAAGAAGATGATTTTACACCCTCCCCTACACGCAAAAATTTACCTGCAGGTAAACCCCATCCAACAAAAGCAAGGTCTGTGTTAATTGATGGACCAAAGCAACACCAAGTCAGTTACAACTTGCCACAGGAAGCAAACTCAGTTGCTTCTTCATTag AAAACAAGAATGAAGATACCTCACCTTCCCCATACCAGGGTGAAGACAAGAGATACATGTACAGCACTAATGATGATTCAGGTTATGTAGATGTTGAAAGAAGTGCATCTGAAGCTTCAACCCATTATATACATTCAAATACAAG gGATCCTGTTACGTTTCGAAAAAATGAAGCTGCGCCGGCGCCTAGGAGAAGTAATAACGAAGAAATAGAAAATTCCCCTACTGCTAAAAGAAGGAGCAAGGTATGGCAGGCATTTTCTCCCAAACCGAGTAATTCTTCTGTTTATTCCAAACCTGGTTCTCCTTTACTTTGGAAGCATGAACAATCAAATGCAGATGAACAGTCACAAGTTACCACCGAAATGCATATAAATGAATACGAACATGAAGATTTCCAGAAtagacaacaacaacagatgCTTCAATTCCCATCTCAACACCCCAAGAACAGGAATTTCCACCTACAGGAAACAAATGAAATGCATACAAATGAATATGAACATGAAGAACACCAGTAtggacaacaacaacagcaacaacaaaattttcaaCTTTCCTCTCAACCCCTCAAAAACAGGATTTTTCAGCCGCAGCATAGCAGTTCAAGCAACACCCCTTTTGGTCCTATGTCTGATGATCTCAGTGAAACTGGCTCAACACATAGTAGCGTAGGCATGACATCAAGTGCACAGCTTGAATATGACAGTGCTGAAGAGTCAAACCACTTTGAGCGACGTGGTTcaatttacagaaaaaactATCATAAATCAAACAGGAAAAAACACAGCAATAAATATGATACTGAATTTGATTCTGAAAATGAAGACCCAAActttaaaccaacaaaacaaagtaactCAGAAAGTAACAACACTACGCAATCTCTAACAATAAATACTGATGAGTTTCACCAACAatcaaaaagaataaaaagatcGTCCTATAGTAATACTGGCAGTGAAAGCAGTGACATAGCTTTGAAACTGCAGACTACACCACTTCCAGAACCTTCTGTTTTTAGTGAATCACTGCACAACACATCACTCACACATGATGATAATAAAAGAAATCATAAACTGCAATCACCCACACATGATACAGAACAAAGCACTACCAATTTCATTAAAGgcgatttttttacttcacataaaaaagaaaagtcATTTGTTGAGAATGAGGTGTTTATACATGACTTTAATCCAACACATGGTGAAGATAATGTCTCTAAATCCCCTCTGCCAAATGAACAGACCTCTGAGTCACCTACAAAGTCCATGACATTAGCTTTTACCCCAGTCCATGAAAACGCAGGTAATGGTATCGCCAACTTATCAGGGCAACCATTGACTTCAAATTGGAATAATGGAGAGAAAATTCTAACTACAAGTAACTTGCATAGAGGAGACCCTGATGGGATGCCTACAGTCACTACAGTTAGTTCATCAAATGACGATGACAGACCTGCATTTCTTATACCAGATGCCGAGGATCTTGTACAAGCTGATGCTACGAAGCAAGACCCCTTTAAACCACTTCCAGAAACAGTATTTAACTTACCACAACAGCAAAGTACAGCTGTTCAATCCActaaaggtaaaataaatttagataaaacagaacatgttGCTAAAGAAATCATTGCCACTGAAacagaggtgtatgaaactgctGAATCTGGTGCTGGAGATAATACACTCATTCCTGATACA CCCCAAAAACAAGCTCCGCTACATGAAGCAGCAGAGACACACACTCCTTCCCCAATCACAATACCTGTGTTTAAGAAACCACCAATTGAAAGTCGAGATTTACTGGACAGTTCGCAATCTTCTGTGCGAAATGTGGCTGTAAACAACAAT AAGTCAAACAAGACTGAAAAGGAAAGCAAAGTGAAACGTGAAACTGGAGTGGTAAAGACTACAAAGCAAAATGACAAACGATCTGATAGCGCCAGCC GAGAAAAACTGTGGTCAGAGTTACAGAGAGCAAGAACTGATCGCAGAAATGCTGAGAACAAACGTCAGGAGTTGGTTCGACAAGCAAAGATGACAACATCAAAAATGAACCAGAAACGAACATCAG TCCGAGACATTTGGAAAAAGAAGTTCTTTGAACAAAAGAAGAAAACGATGCCGCTTACTGATGTATCTAACAGACTGCAGCAGGAATATAACAA ATTACATCATCGTCTTGTGTCAGTTATGGAGGGTCAAAAGGCATTGGGACAACAAAAAGTGCAAGTGTTACCAATCACAACTGTTTTACCATCAGTTAAG AACAACACTAAAATACAAGTCACCAGGTTTCAGCATGATATTGATAACCTTAGGCAAAAGATTGAAGATGCGAAAATAAAACTGACAGGCGAAATTAAG TTACGTCATCATGCCGACGAAAATGTGAAAGTCGTGCGCCAAGAATTGTTGTCGAAAAAAATTCAAGCCCACATCGCTTACAGGGGGATCTCAGGCAAGCCTGGTCTACCAgcaattaaagttaaatga